The Cydia splendana chromosome 8, ilCydSple1.2, whole genome shotgun sequence genome contains a region encoding:
- the LOC134793112 gene encoding NAD(+) hydrolase sarm1-like isoform X4, with amino-acid sequence MVFVEIDNMASYSTYSTGKPKIFFPKKIPDFSLDGSSSLKHNGSAKELASVMENLKKSSFSRREQALNTQVTSSSTQQMVSSTTSSSAASSQRLQGSSQRLQHQHRTASEMKASSMKSDLTELKSSISEMKNLSNTAASMNFNRLRSSMENIVDQGDIVSDNSLPDIRDLSDMGDITDMGNMCELSEDGPLVTFPESDTPPPVSENPLLPSLANAASINASLNSANKLKYSAAQVSSASSTRVVTDGYSASNSKANSSRMQHLQHGDLQYAERSAAGASRKLLQAEGLAAEQNAAYLQEQRSLKAGDITSQEAKNMSATSSKLQTEAFSAEKKAMASTQALHTVTSSGMFSHKEHSSVAHSNMTISSKNLSSKTMLSSQMSQMLNGTIKPGDEDLTNLNFDDLDKLNANSNQKDVEQAIAKYSTRMNAFITSVKNNQIDRKNASVQFNKLNEMVRRAWAVPTYGHELGYSLCNTLRTSGGLDILMTNCLESSNPDLQFSSAKVLEQCLTTENRAHVVENGLEKVVNVACVCTKHANSVDHSRIGTGILQHLFKHSEGTCSDVIKLGGLDAVLFECRKNDVETLRHCATALANLSLYGGAENQEAMIKRKVPMWLFPLAFHTDDNIKYYACLAIAVLVANKEIEAAVLKSGTLDLVEPFVTTHNPSEFARSNLAHAHGQSKTWLQRLVPVLSSKREEARNLAAFHFCMEAGIKKQQGNTEIFREIGAIESLKKVASCPNAVASKYAAQALRLIGEEVPHKLSQQVPLWSIEDVREWVKQIGFSEYANNFYESRVDGDLLLQLTEENLKEDIGLQNGIKRKRFTRELQQLKKMADYSSRDTGSLNEFLGGIGPEYTIYTYSMLNAGVDKESIRGLSDEQLENECRIVNSIHRLQILNAIKVYESTLPSKGEENLEKNLDVFVSYRRSNGSQLASLLKVHLQLRGFTVFIDVERLEAGKFDNNLLQSIRQAKHFLLVLTPYALDRCKHDNEQKDWVHREIVAALQSQCNIVPIIDNFAWPEPEELPEDMRAVSKFNAVRWIHDYQDACVEKLESFLRGKSNLSNRLDGLRSRDVSTPSTATIGRGPPNYQRMASCESRGSDKND; translated from the exons ATGGTTTCGAGCACGACCTCTAGCAGCGCTGCATCTAGTCAACGACTGCAGGGCTCAAGCCAGAGACTCCAACATCAACACAGAACAGCTTCCGAAATGAAAGCAAGTTCCATGAAGTCAGATCTCACAGAGCTGAAGAGCTCCATCTCAGAGATGAAGAACTTGAGCAACACAGCGGCTTCAATGAACTTCAACAG ATTAAGAAGCTCCATGGAGAACATAGTGGATCAGGGAGATATAGTTAGCGATAACAGCTTGCCCGATATCCGGGATCTCAGTGACATGGGTGACATCACAGACATGGGAAACATGTGCGAGCTTTCTGAAGACGGCCCGCTTGTGACATTCCCTGAATCCGACACACCTCCGCCTGTCAGCGAGAATCCCTTGCTCCCTAGTTTGGCTAATGCCGCATCTATCAACGCTAGTCTAAACTCGGCGAACAAACTCAAATACAGCGCTGCACAAGTTTCGTCGGCTAGTTCTACTCGGGTTGTGACGGATGGATACAGTGCCTCAAATTCAAAAGCTAATAGTTCACGAATGCAACATCTGCAGCATGGAGACTTGCAGTATGCGGAAAGAAGTGCCGCTGGAGCGTCACGAAAATTGCTGCAAGCGGAGGGGCTCGCTGCGGAACAGAACGCGGCGTACCTTCAA GAGCAGCGGTCGCTAAAAGCGGGTGATATAACATCTCAAGAAGCAAAGAACATGTCTGCTACAAGTTCCAAACTACAGACGGAGGCTTTTAGTGCCGAGAAAAAGGCTATGGCGTCGACGCAAGCGCTCCACACTGTCACCTCAAGCGGCATGTTCAGCCACAAGGAGCACTCCAGCGTCGCGCATTCCAACATGACAATCTCCAGCAAGAACCTCTCCTCGAAAACAATGCTATCATCACAG ATGAGTCAGATGCTAAACGGAACGATTAAACCAGGCGACGAAGATTTAACTAActtaaattttgatgatttagACAAGCTAAATGCAAATTCTAATCAGAAGGATGTTGAACAGGCCATAGCGAAATATTCAACGAGAATGAatgcctttattacatctgttAAGAATAACCAGATTGATAGAAAAAATGCTTCAGTacaatttaacaaattaaacgaGATGGTACGGAGAGCGTGGGCAGTACCAACATACGGACATGAACTGGGATATTCCCTTTGCAACACGCTTCGAACATCCGGCGGTTTGGACATCCTAATGACTAACTGCCTAGAATCAAGCAATCCTGATTTACAATTTTCATCAGCAAAAGTTCTTGAACAGTGCCTAACTACTGAGAACAGAGCGCACGTTGTTGAAAACGGCCTTGAAAAAGTTGTAAACGTAGCGTGCGTTTGTACGAAACACGCGAACTCGGTAGACCACTCTAGAATAGGCACTGGAATTTTACAACACTTATTCAAACACAGCGAAGGTACTTGCAGCGACGTGATTAAATTAGGAGGCTTGGATGCTGTACTGTTCGAATGCAGAAAGAATGATGTAGAAACCCTGCGGCATTGTGCGACGGCGCTCGCCAACCTGTCTCTCTACGGAGGCGCCGAAAACCAAGAGGCAATGATCAAAAGAAAAGTTCCCATGTGGTTATTCCCCCTAGCTTTCCACACTGACGACAATATCAAGTATTACGCTTGCTTAGCCATCGCAGTTTTAGTAGCAAACAAAGAAATCGAAGCTGCTGTTCTGAAATCCGGTACATTAGATTTGGTGGAACCTTTCGTTACGACGCATAATCCGTCCGAGTTCGCGCGATCGAACCTTGCACATGCCCACGGCCAGAGCAAAACCTGGCTGCAACGACTCGTACCAGTACTCAGCTCGAAGAGGGAGGAAGCGAGAAATCTAGCAGCATTCCATTTCTGTATGGAAGCTGGTATCAAAAAACAACAGGGCAATACTGAAATATTCAGAGAAATAGGAGCGATAGAATCTTTAAAGAAAGTGGCTAGCTGTCCAAACGCGGTGGCGTCCAAATATGCGGCACAAGCTTTGCGGCTTATTGGGGAAGAAGTGCCTCATAAACTTTCACAGCAGGTTCCCTTATGGTCCATTGAGGACGTACGAGAATGGGTGAAACAAATAGGATTCTCTGAGTATGCGAATAACTTTTATGAGAGTAGAGTAGATGGAGATTTATTACTGCAACTGACAGAAGAAAATCTCAAGGAAGATATAGGTTTACAAAATGGAATCAAACGAAAAAG ATTCACAAGAGAACTTCAGCAGTTGAAGAAAATGGCAGATTACAGTTCAAGAGACACGGGTAGCCTCAACGAGTTCTTAGGAGGAATTGGTCCAGAGTACACTATCTACACGTATTCCATGCTGAATGCCGGGGTCGACAAGGAGTCCATCCGCGGCCTCAGCGATGAACAACTGGAGAACGAATGTCGCATCGTCAACAGCATTCACCGCCTTCAGATCCTAAATGCTATCAAAG TTTACGAAAGCACTCTTCCAAGCAAGGGCGAAGAGAACCTCGAGAAGAATCTAGACGTATTCGTGAGCTATCGCCGATCGAATGGCTCCCAACTTGCCAGTCTTCTGAAAGTCCACCTACAACTCAGAGGGTTCACAGTATTCATCGATGTAGAGAGGCTAGAAGCCGGCAAATTTGACAATAATCTCCTACAGAGCATAAGACAGGCGAAGCACTTCCTATTGGTTCTGACGCCATATGCACTGGACAGGTGCAAGCATGATAATGAGCAAAAAGACTGGGTCCATCGG GAGATAGTGGCAGCGTTGCAGTCTCAGTGCAACATAGTGCCGATTATCGACAACTTCGCCTGGCCGGAGCCCGAGGAACTGCCCGAGGACATGCGCGCGGTGTCCAAGTTCAACGCCGTGCGGTGGATACACGACTACCAGGATGCCTGCGTTGAGAAACTAGAAAG CTTCCTCCGCGGCAAATCGAATCTGTCGAACCGGTTGGACGGTCTGAGGTCTCGCGACGTCAGTACGCCGAGCACGGCCACCATCGGCCGCGGCCCGCCCAACTACCAGCGCATGGCCTCGTGCGAGAGCCGGGGCAGTGACAAGAACGATTGA
- the LOC134793112 gene encoding NAD(+) hydrolase sarm1-like isoform X3, protein MVFVEIDNMASYSTYSTGKPKIFFPKKVRSEESLLAPEKSSKIARWIPDFSLDGSSSLKHNGSAKELASVMENLKKSSFSRREQALNTQVTSSSTQQMVSSTTSSSAASSQRLQGSSQRLQHQHRTASEMKASSMKSDLTELKSSISEMKNLSNTAASMNFNRLRSSMENIVDQGDIVSDNSLPDIRDLSDMGDITDMGNMCELSEDGPLVTFPESDTPPPVSENPLLPSLANAASINASLNSANKLKYSAAQVSSASSTRVVTDGYSASNSKANSSRMQHLQHGDLQYAERSAAGASRKLLQAEGLAAEQNAAYLQEQRSLKAGDITSQEAKNMSATSSKLQTEAFSAEKKAMASTQALHTVTSSGMFSHKEHSSVAHSNMTISSKNLSSKTMLSSQMSQMLNGTIKPGDEDLTNLNFDDLDKLNANSNQKDVEQAIAKYSTRMNAFITSVKNNQIDRKNASVQFNKLNEMVRRAWAVPTYGHELGYSLCNTLRTSGGLDILMTNCLESSNPDLQFSSAKVLEQCLTTENRAHVVENGLEKVVNVACVCTKHANSVDHSRIGTGILQHLFKHSEGTCSDVIKLGGLDAVLFECRKNDVETLRHCATALANLSLYGGAENQEAMIKRKVPMWLFPLAFHTDDNIKYYACLAIAVLVANKEIEAAVLKSGTLDLVEPFVTTHNPSEFARSNLAHAHGQSKTWLQRLVPVLSSKREEARNLAAFHFCMEAGIKKQQGNTEIFREIGAIESLKKVASCPNAVASKYAAQALRLIGEEVPHKLSQQVPLWSIEDVREWVKQIGFSEYANNFYESRVDGDLLLQLTEENLKEDIGLQNGIKRKRFTRELQQLKKMADYSSRDTGSLNEFLGGIGPEYTIYTYSMLNAGVDKESIRGLSDEQLENECRIVNSIHRLQILNAIKVYESTLPSKGEENLEKNLDVFVSYRRSNGSQLASLLKVHLQLRGFTVFIDVERLEAGKFDNNLLQSIRQAKHFLLVLTPYALDRCKHDNEQKDWVHREIVAALQSQCNIVPIIDNFAWPEPEELPEDMRAVSKFNAVRWIHDYQDACVEKLESFLRGKSNLSNRLDGLRSRDVSTPSTATIGRGPPNYQRMASCESRGSDKND, encoded by the exons ATGGTTTCGAGCACGACCTCTAGCAGCGCTGCATCTAGTCAACGACTGCAGGGCTCAAGCCAGAGACTCCAACATCAACACAGAACAGCTTCCGAAATGAAAGCAAGTTCCATGAAGTCAGATCTCACAGAGCTGAAGAGCTCCATCTCAGAGATGAAGAACTTGAGCAACACAGCGGCTTCAATGAACTTCAACAG ATTAAGAAGCTCCATGGAGAACATAGTGGATCAGGGAGATATAGTTAGCGATAACAGCTTGCCCGATATCCGGGATCTCAGTGACATGGGTGACATCACAGACATGGGAAACATGTGCGAGCTTTCTGAAGACGGCCCGCTTGTGACATTCCCTGAATCCGACACACCTCCGCCTGTCAGCGAGAATCCCTTGCTCCCTAGTTTGGCTAATGCCGCATCTATCAACGCTAGTCTAAACTCGGCGAACAAACTCAAATACAGCGCTGCACAAGTTTCGTCGGCTAGTTCTACTCGGGTTGTGACGGATGGATACAGTGCCTCAAATTCAAAAGCTAATAGTTCACGAATGCAACATCTGCAGCATGGAGACTTGCAGTATGCGGAAAGAAGTGCCGCTGGAGCGTCACGAAAATTGCTGCAAGCGGAGGGGCTCGCTGCGGAACAGAACGCGGCGTACCTTCAA GAGCAGCGGTCGCTAAAAGCGGGTGATATAACATCTCAAGAAGCAAAGAACATGTCTGCTACAAGTTCCAAACTACAGACGGAGGCTTTTAGTGCCGAGAAAAAGGCTATGGCGTCGACGCAAGCGCTCCACACTGTCACCTCAAGCGGCATGTTCAGCCACAAGGAGCACTCCAGCGTCGCGCATTCCAACATGACAATCTCCAGCAAGAACCTCTCCTCGAAAACAATGCTATCATCACAG ATGAGTCAGATGCTAAACGGAACGATTAAACCAGGCGACGAAGATTTAACTAActtaaattttgatgatttagACAAGCTAAATGCAAATTCTAATCAGAAGGATGTTGAACAGGCCATAGCGAAATATTCAACGAGAATGAatgcctttattacatctgttAAGAATAACCAGATTGATAGAAAAAATGCTTCAGTacaatttaacaaattaaacgaGATGGTACGGAGAGCGTGGGCAGTACCAACATACGGACATGAACTGGGATATTCCCTTTGCAACACGCTTCGAACATCCGGCGGTTTGGACATCCTAATGACTAACTGCCTAGAATCAAGCAATCCTGATTTACAATTTTCATCAGCAAAAGTTCTTGAACAGTGCCTAACTACTGAGAACAGAGCGCACGTTGTTGAAAACGGCCTTGAAAAAGTTGTAAACGTAGCGTGCGTTTGTACGAAACACGCGAACTCGGTAGACCACTCTAGAATAGGCACTGGAATTTTACAACACTTATTCAAACACAGCGAAGGTACTTGCAGCGACGTGATTAAATTAGGAGGCTTGGATGCTGTACTGTTCGAATGCAGAAAGAATGATGTAGAAACCCTGCGGCATTGTGCGACGGCGCTCGCCAACCTGTCTCTCTACGGAGGCGCCGAAAACCAAGAGGCAATGATCAAAAGAAAAGTTCCCATGTGGTTATTCCCCCTAGCTTTCCACACTGACGACAATATCAAGTATTACGCTTGCTTAGCCATCGCAGTTTTAGTAGCAAACAAAGAAATCGAAGCTGCTGTTCTGAAATCCGGTACATTAGATTTGGTGGAACCTTTCGTTACGACGCATAATCCGTCCGAGTTCGCGCGATCGAACCTTGCACATGCCCACGGCCAGAGCAAAACCTGGCTGCAACGACTCGTACCAGTACTCAGCTCGAAGAGGGAGGAAGCGAGAAATCTAGCAGCATTCCATTTCTGTATGGAAGCTGGTATCAAAAAACAACAGGGCAATACTGAAATATTCAGAGAAATAGGAGCGATAGAATCTTTAAAGAAAGTGGCTAGCTGTCCAAACGCGGTGGCGTCCAAATATGCGGCACAAGCTTTGCGGCTTATTGGGGAAGAAGTGCCTCATAAACTTTCACAGCAGGTTCCCTTATGGTCCATTGAGGACGTACGAGAATGGGTGAAACAAATAGGATTCTCTGAGTATGCGAATAACTTTTATGAGAGTAGAGTAGATGGAGATTTATTACTGCAACTGACAGAAGAAAATCTCAAGGAAGATATAGGTTTACAAAATGGAATCAAACGAAAAAG ATTCACAAGAGAACTTCAGCAGTTGAAGAAAATGGCAGATTACAGTTCAAGAGACACGGGTAGCCTCAACGAGTTCTTAGGAGGAATTGGTCCAGAGTACACTATCTACACGTATTCCATGCTGAATGCCGGGGTCGACAAGGAGTCCATCCGCGGCCTCAGCGATGAACAACTGGAGAACGAATGTCGCATCGTCAACAGCATTCACCGCCTTCAGATCCTAAATGCTATCAAAG TTTACGAAAGCACTCTTCCAAGCAAGGGCGAAGAGAACCTCGAGAAGAATCTAGACGTATTCGTGAGCTATCGCCGATCGAATGGCTCCCAACTTGCCAGTCTTCTGAAAGTCCACCTACAACTCAGAGGGTTCACAGTATTCATCGATGTAGAGAGGCTAGAAGCCGGCAAATTTGACAATAATCTCCTACAGAGCATAAGACAGGCGAAGCACTTCCTATTGGTTCTGACGCCATATGCACTGGACAGGTGCAAGCATGATAATGAGCAAAAAGACTGGGTCCATCGG GAGATAGTGGCAGCGTTGCAGTCTCAGTGCAACATAGTGCCGATTATCGACAACTTCGCCTGGCCGGAGCCCGAGGAACTGCCCGAGGACATGCGCGCGGTGTCCAAGTTCAACGCCGTGCGGTGGATACACGACTACCAGGATGCCTGCGTTGAGAAACTAGAAAG CTTCCTCCGCGGCAAATCGAATCTGTCGAACCGGTTGGACGGTCTGAGGTCTCGCGACGTCAGTACGCCGAGCACGGCCACCATCGGCCGCGGCCCGCCCAACTACCAGCGCATGGCCTCGTGCGAGAGCCGGGGCAGTGACAAGAACGATTGA